A genomic region of Prosthecobacter sp. contains the following coding sequences:
- a CDS encoding DUF1592 domain-containing protein, which translates to MKRLLLFVVIAAQHLRAAPHAAFFDAHCTKCHSGEKPKGKWRVDELSADFADPKGRARWEKVLEQIESGDMPPKSKPRPPENEANALTDWISAQVSAVTAKEGRVVLRRLNRTEYENTVNDLLGTSAKLQTMLPLDTSANGFDNVGDALHTSSFLMDQYLIAAEAALDQAITNRPKPPKLEQKRVGLEAAYQVKANSEKVFRKQEQRVVMFSSSQWVAATLFYIAERGTYRFRMSVSGVQSEGKPVTFSVKSGGGGMAGPKARLVGYYDAPADKPRIIEFTDQMEPKTSITILPYDLPNAQTVGKVGAEAWDGPGVAIDWVEMEGPLNETWPPESHRRLFGDMQQGKSPIYNQSDRVEVISDAPMADADRILRKFARRAFRRAVTDADMKPYLNLVAAKLAEPQSFEKAIRVGLSAIMIAPEFLFLREAPGKLDAPALASRLSYFIWSSTPDEELLTLAEQGKLSDPATLHAQVERLLKSSKAAAFTTNFTGQWLNLRELDFTMPNHIVYPHFDEMLRASMQRETELFFDEVIKDDLSIANFIASDFTMLNGRLAKHYGIDGVSGWEFQKVKLAPESHRGGLLTMASVLKVTANGTSTSPVIRGAWVLDRILGTPPKPPPENVSALEPDTRGTTTIREQLAKHRQVESCASCHVEIDPPGFALESFDVIGGYREKYVLDGRPANFRTGKPVDPADVLPDGRAFKNIDEFKQLLLADTDRIARALTTKLITYATGGPPQRIDHAKIDAIVAKAKTKNLGFRTLIHEIVASELFQRK; encoded by the coding sequence ATGAAACGCCTGCTTCTCTTTGTGGTGATCGCTGCGCAGCATCTGCGCGCAGCACCACACGCGGCGTTCTTTGACGCGCACTGCACGAAATGCCACAGCGGCGAGAAGCCGAAGGGCAAATGGCGGGTGGATGAGCTGTCGGCTGACTTTGCAGATCCAAAAGGACGTGCGCGCTGGGAGAAGGTGCTGGAGCAGATTGAGAGCGGCGACATGCCGCCGAAGTCGAAGCCGCGTCCGCCCGAGAATGAGGCGAACGCTTTGACCGACTGGATCAGTGCTCAAGTCAGCGCGGTGACGGCCAAGGAAGGCCGCGTGGTGCTGCGGCGGCTGAATCGCACAGAGTATGAGAACACGGTGAATGATCTCCTCGGCACGTCGGCGAAGCTGCAGACGATGCTGCCGCTGGATACTTCGGCGAATGGTTTTGATAATGTCGGCGATGCGCTGCACACCTCTTCATTCCTGATGGATCAGTATCTCATCGCGGCGGAGGCAGCGCTGGATCAGGCGATCACGAATCGTCCGAAGCCGCCGAAGCTGGAGCAGAAGCGCGTTGGATTGGAGGCGGCGTATCAGGTGAAGGCCAACTCCGAGAAGGTCTTTCGCAAACAGGAACAGCGCGTGGTGATGTTCTCGTCGTCGCAGTGGGTGGCTGCGACACTGTTTTATATCGCCGAGCGCGGCACGTATCGTTTCCGCATGTCGGTGTCCGGCGTGCAGAGCGAGGGCAAGCCGGTGACCTTCAGCGTGAAAAGCGGCGGTGGTGGCATGGCGGGGCCAAAGGCGCGTCTGGTCGGCTATTATGACGCTCCGGCGGACAAGCCGCGAATCATTGAGTTCACTGATCAGATGGAACCGAAGACCTCGATCACGATTTTGCCGTATGATCTGCCCAATGCGCAAACGGTGGGCAAAGTTGGTGCCGAGGCATGGGACGGGCCTGGAGTGGCCATCGACTGGGTGGAAATGGAAGGACCACTCAATGAAACCTGGCCGCCGGAAAGTCACCGCAGGCTGTTTGGTGACATGCAGCAGGGCAAATCGCCGATCTACAATCAAAGCGACCGCGTGGAGGTCATCTCGGACGCGCCGATGGCCGATGCGGATCGTATCCTGCGGAAGTTCGCCCGCCGCGCGTTCCGGCGTGCGGTCACGGATGCGGACATGAAGCCGTATCTCAATCTCGTGGCCGCGAAACTGGCCGAGCCGCAGTCGTTTGAGAAAGCCATCCGCGTCGGGCTCAGCGCCATCATGATCGCGCCGGAGTTTTTGTTTCTGCGTGAAGCACCGGGCAAGCTGGATGCTCCCGCACTCGCCAGCAGGCTCTCCTATTTCATCTGGAGCAGCACGCCGGATGAAGAACTGCTCACGCTGGCGGAGCAAGGCAAGCTCAGCGATCCCGCGACGCTGCACGCGCAAGTCGAGCGCCTGTTGAAAAGCTCGAAAGCCGCCGCCTTCACCACGAACTTCACCGGCCAGTGGCTCAATCTGCGCGAACTCGACTTCACCATGCCGAACCACATCGTGTATCCGCATTTCGACGAGATGCTGCGTGCGTCGATGCAACGTGAGACGGAGCTGTTCTTCGACGAAGTGATCAAAGACGACCTCAGCATCGCCAATTTCATCGCATCCGACTTCACCATGCTCAATGGCCGCCTCGCGAAGCACTACGGCATCGACGGCGTGAGCGGCTGGGAGTTTCAGAAGGTGAAACTCGCACCGGAAAGTCATCGCGGCGGCCTGCTGACGATGGCGAGCGTGCTGAAGGTCACCGCGAACGGCACCAGCACTTCGCCGGTGATTCGCGGCGCATGGGTGCTGGACCGCATCCTGGGCACACCGCCCAAACCGCCGCCAGAAAACGTCTCCGCGCTCGAACCCGACACGCGCGGCACCACCACGATCCGCGAGCAGCTCGCGAAGCATCGTCAGGTCGAATCCTGCGCGAGCTGCCATGTCGAAATCGATCCACCGGGCTTCGCGCTGGAGAGTTTCGATGTCATCGGCGGCTACCGCGAAAAATACGTGCTTGATGGCCGTCCCGCGAACTTCCGCACCGGCAAACCGGTCGATCCCGCCGACGTGCTGCCCGATGGCCGCGCCTTCAAGAACATCGACGAGTTCAAACAACTGCTGCTCGCCGACACAGATCGAATCGCCCGCGCCCTGACCACCAAACTCATCACCTACGCAACCGGCGGTCCGCCCCAGCGCATCGACCATGCGAAGATCGACGCCATCGTCGCGAAGGCCAAAACGAAGAATCTCGGCTTCCGCACGCTGATCCACGAGATCGTGGCGAGTGAGTTGTTTCAGAGGAAGTGA